A stretch of DNA from Anthonomus grandis grandis chromosome 22, icAntGran1.3, whole genome shotgun sequence:
TCTAGATGGAATTTCTGTTCAAGACATTTTTCAGAACTTTAGCTATGAAGATATGCTGAGTTTAGATAATAGCAATTCCGAGAGCATCACGGACTCTTTAAAGAAAGTTGAAGAAGAGGAGGTCTTGTTGGACAGTAAATCTGAATTTTTGATAAGGACTCGACTTCCCCCTTTAAGTCTTACTGTGAGTTGTAAAGTTAATAGTACTCATCCTCCAGTTACTAAAAAGAGAAAACTGTcaaaagaaatatcaaataatgtATTACTTCTGCAGGTTGATGGAACATTTGATGATGATACTTCTAGTGAATGTACTTCGCCTACTGAagttaattctttaaatacatGGGGTACATCCGATGAACCAGTTACATGTGAAAAATGCCAATGCACGTATAGGACACGAATAAGCTACAAACGTCATCTAGATTCGTGTGAAATTTTCTGTACCAGTGAAAGTGAATCCGAAAACCCGTCAGAATTTGATCAGAGCAACCAAATAGAGGAAGAAACCTTAAACCCGGCTCCAGAATTACAGTTTACTGTTCAAGTTAATGAACAAACTCAGCCAGTTTTAGTACAAGCATTTGAATCATATCAGAGTCAAGTGCATACATCTGTTGTAAATATGGTGCCAGAACGAATTACACTGCCACCTCCTACACTAGTACCACAACCGACGCAGCAACTTGTGCAACCAACTGTATCAATTCCAGAACAAACCCAGTCTATTCCTATTTCTGTTCCTCTCTGTATGGGCCAGTCTGTTACATCTCAGATAGTTCAACCACCTATGGAATTTCAACAGCCACAAGCTCAACAAATATCTCTTCAGCCAATGCAGTCAGTGATGATTCAGCGTCCTCCTATTTCTAGAGAACCTGTAGTTCTTCAACAAATCCAGCCAGCATCAACACCTAGTTTTATGCCGATGGTAGATTCATTTGGACAAAATCAAACAAGTCAAGGTGTTCAATTGCTTCAGATATCTCAACAAATGCAGCCACAGACCCAACTGTTACAGATAAGCTCTGATGGTAATGTAATAGGAATTGTACCTAGCATTCAACCTACAACTGTTCTTATGCAACAACCTCAGCAGCTTGTCTTGGACACTAGCGGTACTTTTGGATGGACTCAACAGCCGCAACCACAAATCTACTATGGTTTTGAAACGATTGTACAAAATACTGTTATGCAAAGCCAACAGTTTATTCCCACCCCCGTACCTGGGGTATTAGCAGCTAATAGCAGCTACAGTACCACGACGCAAGTCTTTCAAACCAGCAAGCTAGAACCAGTACTTGATGTTGCTTCAAATAGTTTTGTCTTAGTAAACTCTTCCTTAGAGATGCCTCAGCAATTTCCTCAAAATCAAAGCACTACTGGTGGAGCCTCTCAAAATCACGCATTCATTTTCACCTCTCAACCATCGACTACTCAAAAACCCATTCCCGTAAGTTCacaaaattgtattactttgcCTACAGCGCCTTTTGTCTCCGATCAAAATATACCAATAAGTATTGTGCCGCCTATTCCTAAACCACCTACGTCTTATAATAGACCTATGAACAGGGTTTTGCCAATGCCTGCCCCTGTTCAAGCTACCAAAGCATCAAAAAAAGCAGCAGAATCTGCGAAGTTTCAGGATATCGAAAAACCTCAAATTAAGGCAATTgatgaaaaatgtaatttttcaaaagaatccTTAAAAGTTTTAGAGTTGCCCAAGACAAGAAATAAAGTTGAAGTTTTAGATTATaaagttttcaataaatcaCAATCAAAGATCGAGCATAATTCTAAAATCGAAGAGAAATCGCTCAAAAAAATAGAACCAGTGCAAAAGCTACCTAAGTTATTTACTTACAAACCACTAAAAGAActtgaaaaagttaaaatagaTATGTTTGCGAAATCAAAGAAGACTTTTAATATGTTTGAGGAGGAAAAGTCTTTAAAACTTGacagtattaaaaatttaactgcTGTCGAAAACCGATTAAAAAATTTCGACAACCACTTGCAGCAAAAAGTTAAAATTGCGGCTATACAGAAAAAACCTCAAAACGATAATAAACCTAAAACTAATATTACGACCACTAAATCCCTAATTGAGAAAATTGAGAAGATCGAAGAAGATTGCAGTTTTAAGTCGGAgatgacacctttaaaaaataatttagataacGTACAAGACGGGATTCAGAAACAGAAGTTGGAAATAGATTCGTCGTTAACAACACAAGTTAAAGATAACATTATGAATATTCAATTTGACCAAAGCAAGTCCTTTATTAATGTTGCACAAGTACCGATTAAGCAGAACATCCCTCTCCAAATTTTTCCTGTTACTGAACCCTTTCAAGAAGTTCCTCACGCACCTCCAATGCTTAAAAATACTCACTCAGAAAAGCCTTTAGATATGCCACAGCTGGATGAAATGATGAAGTTAGAAGAGCACAAAGATACAAAAATCTCGGAGCAACAAATTAGTTGCAAACCAGTTCAGGAATTGTCCTGTGTTTCTATTTTAGAGGAAGTTGCCAAACCTGAGACTAGTAGCAAAAGTATGCTAAGTGACCAGGTAGGAAAAGCTACCAAATCGATAGATACAATTAATATTGCAAGTTCCAAATCAGAATTGAAAAAAGAACCGGAATCCAGCAAAACGCCTTCCATCATTTATACGTTAGAAAATGAAGATGAAGGTTTTAAATGCTCATCGACCTCCATCAGTGAATGTTGGGCAAAAGTTCTTAAAGCTGTTCAAAATGCCAGAGTTGCACATAACATGCCACCTTTACCAACTGATGGCAAGCATATAAAGTCCGTCCAAGTGACTGGGTTGCAATCAAGCCATATAAAGTATTTAGTTGAACAACTACCTGGAGCTTCAAAATGTGTGCGGTATAAACCTTTATTTAAGTTTATGCCACATGCACAAAACTCCTCTGACATATGCGCTCATGGGTATGGAGCTATAAGATGTAAACCTCACAAAACTAGAAATACCGAACCTAATGACGTATTTTGTTGGCTGTCATCAAAACATAGGGATCCCTTTACGGCGTTAGATTCAGGAGTAGGACAATCCAGGTATGACAATATCATTTATGATTTTGTTAGCTTTATAGGTTAAATATCAAACGCAAATTCGTTTTTATAATAATCGCATATCTCCGCGATAGTACaacatttgaaataatataataaacacatCATTTAGAGAATATTAGTTTGAAGTTACTATCTGTATAAAGTGGTAGATAGGTGTACAACTTTTATAGATATACTAACAGTAATAATGTTTGAATCTTATCGGAGTTTGACGAAACGAAATTTCTAATTCAGTTTATGAAAATTAGTGTATCTTTTCTACATAATTTATACTGTTTGAACCACAAGTTTATGTATCATGgggtttaataataatattacttactaGTAATAACAATAACTGCTAAAATAGACATATACATATAACCGGTTAAACTGATACGCCTTAAAGGACCacttttgtttaataatattggTAAATGATTCTTCTATTACGTGCTCTCATTTTGTATCAATTCCTACTACGAacttagccaaaaaaaaaagttaggcAAGCCAAAGTCTTACTAGTAATTTTATTGTGACTGTTTATGTAAATGTAAAACTACAATAATtgctttataaaaattttatattgacgTAGTAGTGTATTTGGCTTTGTACTTTtcaagtaaaacttctttacgCACGCTTGAGTTGGGAGTAAGTTGGCGAATGCATTAGGAAAGCGTAACGAAAAGTGTGATCGGGCGAGACGAGTGGTAGTTGAGAAGGAGATGTCACTTAATAGAGATAGAAAGAGAGAGAGTTACGGTTTGTATATTACTGTAGGAGCAAGAGAgagtatatacatacatatacagtggtcgcctaaagttccgcataaattcgataaaaattagagacaagattttttgagaaaacgctcggactcgtcgatttttattttaagttgcgcattattgcacataaatttttgtatacagggtggaacaaaaaaaaagatatgacgccatcggtaatttttttttaaatggaaagtatcaagtgttcaaactgatccacacttcttggcagaaagcaagacagtttacaaactcatgtaaaactctatcaattatttcgggtgatgtACGTCttatttcatatctaattctatttttcaaatcttctacgttgtttggcttctcaatataaactttaggcggtcactgtattaTCTATACATATGATTGgagctaaagaagttttacttcagtCGTGTCGTCTCAAgcgcactaattttttttttttaaagctgtaAAGAAATAGTCTTCCGTAACAGTTATATTTCCTAACAAAATTTATGGTTTTAGGAGGGTAAACAACTTCCCAATGGCAATGAAATTCAAGAATTTAAAGTTAACTTCTAAATATTCTGTGGGAGTTTACAGATCTCGGATTCACGGTAAAGGTTTGTTTTGCCTTAGGGATATAGAACCTGGAGAGATGGTTATAGAATACGCCGGAGAGGTTAGTggtataaaataattgtaggttTTAACATAATACATGGAAAACATATTTTAGGTTATACGGTCTATACTGACAGATAAACgagaaaaattttacaattcgAAAGGTATTGGTTGCTATATGTTCCGAGTAGATGACAATTTTGTGGTGGACGCGACTATGAAGGGAAATGCTGCTAGGTTTATCAACCATTCATGTGATGTAagtattaaaacataaatatttattatcttaaatcGTTCAGGATTGCAGATCAGCATTGAAGATAGGTGGCAAGTCAGACGTTGATGacaaattttgctattttttaaaatttagttggtGTGTTGCTgttaccaaattttttttacctatcTTAAATAACTGGTTCCCCAATGTAGATGGTATACTTTCGATATATCATAGTGCCATTTTCGAAGTTATCGGAACTGTAACAAAATAATCTGCTAATTTATCATGAATATCAGGACAAAAGTTCTTTTATACAAACCCATCACTCGTTATGCGTTAATTTTTCGTGTGCATAATCATGCTTGTCTGCttgcaatttataaaattatgtatgAGTGTGATTTATTCTACGCAACTAAAAACCATTACGGTGATGAAAGATGAACAAATCCAGAAAATAAATCCAGGCAATATTGCTGCTTTAAGAACCACTATGGCAGAGATCGCAAATGTGTCGCTAAATCGCCCTTTTCGATGATAACTTGGCAAGGATTTTCATTTACACTATTATAAGACTTGCGGTGCTGGCTTGAATCAAAAGCTATGCCTGACCATCATAATCATCTAAAGTTTGATGAAATGTGGATGTCTCTTGATGCGAGGGATTCAGGCGGAATTAAGCAATTGAATGCTTTggactttaataaattttgatctTATAgcattaaattttgatttaacacCCTAAGATaatgaaaaagttcaaaatcaaaaatccaaataacaataacaaattaGAAATCATAAAGAATCATGAGATGGCCCTTAAGACTTAATACTTTGCTTAAGACTCGGCTTAAGATCTGGCGTAAGACATTACCTAAGATCTCACTTAAAATCCTACCTAAAGCCCTAAAATTAACACGTGAAACTGCAAAAATGGCGGTCTTAAAAACCATGACAAAACGTTTCACAAAGAATAGGAATCAAGTTTACCTCAAGATGTTAAAGGGACTTTTATAAAGTGTATTAAATTAATCTTTCAGACTATATGGCTAGTGTCGCCATGAGGTCGAATCCAAACGTCGAGCAATTGAACTTGTTAACCTGAAGACCACCATTTGGAAAGAAGGCCAAAAGACAATTTTTGGGTACCTCTTTGATGGATAAtcagttttacaagaattaataAGATAACGTTGTCTTGCTTAGCTTAAAGTTGCAGTGAGTACGGAAAACAATCTAATCCCAAAAGAACAAAGTAttcaaattacaggaaaaacaGTGGCAATAACAGCACGGTATTGAAAATGCCAATACGTAAAAAGTGTATCCTTGAGCATGGCGTACGTGACCAATGACAAAGACATACAGATAGAAAAATCACGTTAGTCAGAGAGAGAGCAAAACAACCCGATTCcagtaaattgcttaaaattcaaAGCGAAGAACAGCTAACGCCATCTAGGAGTTCCTATTTTTACAATACCATTAACTAGACACTAGATGTCGGGATCAGTACTATTAATagcatattaaattattacattataaaagcatccaaaataataaaacgctacaatgtGTCGAATTAAGATAAAGGTAATTCATTGCTTTATTCacattaaaggaataataataaaaaacatttttgagtgggaaactatttattttcaaagcTGTAATATTGACTTATTAAGTGAGACACGTTGTATATTATACTTATTTCTTGATCAAATATAGTTTAGAATAAATGTTCGAGACTAAAAGCTGTcatttttgaaagttttaattatttaggcCTAAACAGCAATTgaataaatgacattttttaaatatgcacaACTGAAGCTTTATAACTTCtcgatatattgaaaaaaaaactaaaattaaacaataaatatctgaGGTGAGCCCTAGGCTAGTCCTCTGACTCTGCGATCTGAAAGCAAACGATCAATCGCAGGATATCTTTAATAGAGAATGCATGTCGGAAAGATGAAAGACAAATGTTATATTTAgagaaaaatacatttacaagttttttatcgcaattttttattatattttgctaTTCCAAATTTCTGTTATTTGACTGTCCTTCTCTTTTTTCTACCATAGAATTGGAATGCTTTAAGACCATAAGATACTTGTTCTAATAGGCTTAACAGAAAGTGCATTCATTTTTTTTCCGCATTTTGTAAATTGTCGTAAGGTGCCGTGCTGTAAATTGTAATGTTAATTGGAATATTTAGAGAGACCTCCTAATTTAAAACTTGCTAAACTAACGCAATTCCGcaaatttctgttttatttaactattaacTGTCAGGTCCCTGTAccaatatcattaaaaatatacattttagttttgtgcttgaaattttgtaattcttaaaatattagttttaaggaaaatttattgtgaaaaaataaacaatgctAATATCTCTGTTCCAGCCAAACTGTTATTCGAAAGTTGTAGAAATAATGGGCTCCAAGCACATCATAATTTTTGCACTAAGAAGAATTCTCAGCGGGGAAGAGTTAACGTACGACTACAAATTTCCGTTTGAAGAGGACAAAATTCCGTGTACTTGCGGGGCAAGGCGATGTCGAAAATTTCTTAACTAGTAATTAATGCTTTCTTACTGCGATTTAACATTCGAAAATTATAAGGAAGGCTCTTTATCATAAGAAGAAAAGGGCTATTTTAAGTAGAAATAATTGTCGAGTTGTACAAAACATGTTATTAGACGTTTGATTAAGTGGCTGTCTTATATACACGACTCTTGAAAATATCGATtctataaaatagaaaaatgttgtaaagcagtatttaaaatttaaaaattttggctGTGAGttctaatgtattttttaatagccgTTTAGGTCTGATATTGTGGTAGCCATTAAAAAAACACcgatgatattttattttaaatatttgccaaTACAAGTTAAGCCCGAATATTGATGAATACTTTAAATAACATCAGTATATCAAACGGCATGATTCATTTATCGAATTTAGATATACAAGTGTAGCCaactataacaaaataatatataactaaAGCACAAGTTAAAAAGGGAACAGTAGCGTTTCTCCTACCTCACCATTAAAAGCATTGATATGAATTAGTCTTTTCACTGCTTTCTTAAACCAAAGCTCCTAAATCTAAATCTCAGTTTCAGGTCTAATTTCGTTGGGATTCTAACAATTATGCAGGAGGTGTACAGAAATATCTTGTCTGAAAGAGTTACTCGTagatattttttgtcaaaatcatttgttttaattgaaatatttgtcaaaatacCCATTCAAATATTGTCCTGTGTTTTAAATCTTATTATCAGCAAAAActatatttgtttatatatcttttaaatgTTCAACACAATTAATTACCTATTTTGTTGGATACTACGttactactaaaaaaatataatataggtGAAACCTGTGGATCATTACTAAAATGAATTACAAAACATAAAacacaatgattttcaaaaatcgaaaattagaCAACATGCATATGACCACATAATCATAGATTAAACTgggcttcctcaattttagcaaagacTGACAAAAAAGCCAAACTCTTTAAGACGCAAAGCAACATTGGAAGTAGGACATAATATATTACTgtgtttttctttagtttaattGCTACATGTGGCACAGCCTTTTATTATACCCATTTTATCTGGCATACGATTACCGTTATTAGAAAGACGAATGGTATTCAACATTTATGATTCCTACAccagtttgtttcttttttgcaaaatctttcATTGGCTCGTAACCTCTTTTACGCCTGGAGCAATATTAACAAGGAACAATATAGCAGACAAATGAAATGTCACCGGAAGGCAAAATCTGATTCATGTTGTTTGTCCCAAACCACTATCGTTAAAGGTATCTTTTCCCCGTAATAGCTTGTAAAATCACAACCCAGACTTTAAATCCTCGTTTTATTGGCTTCATGGGCATGTATTACTTTAATGAAGAACGTCCCTTAAAACCAAGAATACTTTCATCTGCTGAAATAAAACAACTTGAAGAAAAGTTTCACTGAAATCTGTCTTTAAAATAATCACAGAAAGGTCGAATTTTGTCAAATTCTGGAGTACCTCTTGCCAGCAGCATTCACTATTGTCAAAATgcagaaaaacttaaaatcttCGAAAAAGTTTCGTCCACTGACCActatagtttataaaaaagaacataatGAAATCCCATATAGATTATTATCCCTAAAAATGCTCTAAATTCATCCAAGCCTAAAGACACTTACCACCAAGTTCAGTTGTATAAATATTGGACAGTTGATCTATGTCACATAAGAAAGTCcgtaaaaattatgaaaaatgttgTATaggattacaaaaattttagttaGTAAGTTATTCATCTTTCATATAAGGCCAAACAATTTTCACATAAAGAAGGAAAATATTCGGCGTCGCTTTCGTTTTCACTTTCACTGCTGCAAGATGTAACTCCCGCCAAAGGTTGTTTTTTGAAGCTGACGATCGATTATGCGCCGGTATAAATCATCTTCTTCATCGCAATCTCCACCAATGTCTGAAAATTGAGCCTGTTATTTCAGTTAGTGCACTGATTATAACTCTAATGTTTTCTCGAGAAGGTACTGGAATACTGGCCgatctaaaaattacaaaaaaactataaactCAAACACCTCATTattattgcttatttttatttttcaaattaggTTATTATTTGGACAGAATGTTAAATAACATCTTTGCCCCATGAAATATACCTCTCGAAATTATGTTCCCAGTTAGAAAAAAACTATGCttaatcataattattttataaatcaacataaatttactttgtttttaaattttttttttaaatttatgtttttgataGTTTCAATGtccatgtattctttttttttcaaatattttctaaaaataaaacaattgcaTTAAAATTAACAGTTCAACCTGAAAATGTGTTACTTACCtcttaatattattctttaaaccatttaaaagaaaacacaCATTTTATGACAAAACTTaccaatttatacatttttatttcaccTTAAGTTGCTTTGGGATAGTAATTTCTCACCTTCAGTTTTCTTGTGACCTCTTCGACGACTTAAGAAAAACTAAACAGTTTCGATGATATTTCGATGAATATGCAGGGCGTTGTAAGGCTCTGCATATTTGTAAGAATTTATTAACCGATAAAAACTATAGTATTTTGTAGGTGGGAAATTATTGCCCCATAAACACCTAAAGGgttatgtaaattaaaagttttgaaaattaaaaatttgtaaaacattTCATATATAATTCTAAGTTAAGATAAATGCATAGCTAGTTGTCCAGTTGATTTTAATACATGGATTCGTTTGCTAAAAAGAAAGATAGAACATaccattctaaaaattaattgaagaatagaaatatgttttatgcatgtattttgtaatatttaaatatattgggaAGACACCCtttaccatatttaaaaaagtatccTTCGTGTTTTGTTTGTTACTTTTTGAAACAGTTTTATCAAAGTCCAACAAATGTCAATTTGAAAAAGTATTTGCCTGTTTTTGGAAGAATAAAACAAAGATAagtaaagttatatttttaatataattttatttactttaataaaggTATTAAATTTAACTATCGGAAACGttgatttaagtattttttttttataaacgtaggagatagtattttctaaatttatatttgtgtaAATAGTAACGTAATACCCAATAGAATAGgaaaccaattttaaatttgtcaatatATGTTTTACGTAATTTAATGCCATCGTACGAATTATATTAATGTAGGTTATGtttattcaatttatatatATCAAAACTTAAAATCCATGCGGTTTATCTTGACTACTTGAGGACACAGAAATCTATTCGCCTGTGGTAGCATCTCGCTAAGTACCGTCAAATGGGGTAAAGTGGAtaaaaaattgaggttttttaaaaattcggtAAAGACGTACACAAATCTTTGGAGCactaatatttagaatttttagtacCTGCCCTTTAATATTGCcaaattttagcttttttttgtctataatttttaaagtggaCAACATGTAAATTTTCACGTAAAATTCGTTTTAAAAATGTGTGAGGTAAAGTGAATAACTAAATatcgttttaaaaattagttttccaaaaaaaatttggtaaaaaagaaataaaacaaactttttattcTTAATAGAAATGTTAATGGctaataaactttaaaacataaaaaacgaaagatttaaataaaataaattgaattaaaaaaattaactcaaaataaacaaaaataaataatcaaaattattttactgaaGAGAAATCCGcattcaaaaataaatgttttccaCGTTTGACACTGcttaaagttaacttttgtaCACTTTGTTCCCTATTGACAGTAAGTTATGTCAGCAACAACAgggtaaacaaaaaatatgttttttttgtcgttttgtttttttaatgcatttatgaCAAACTCATTTTTTCCAaccaaattttctattttgccaACAAATTTTCTGTCacgtttatttgtaaaaaaattcactATTACGTAATCAcctatttctaattttttttcaagattaaAGCACGGTAGGTCAATTTCACTTACATCACCATTATTTTCTTCTCCGTCAGAGTCTGAGTTTGCTTTCAATGGGCTTTCAGGATTTTCCAGGATGTTGTCTTCGTCTTCCAAGGATCTGATAATATCTCTGGCTAAGATTTTTTCCCGCCATTTTTTCCCGCGTTTTTGGATACCAGTCTTCGGTCCTGTTCTGTAAGACTCTAAGTGACTTACAGGGGCATCGAACCAGGCTTTTTCCATGGCATCTTCCATAGGGACATTTCCGCCTACATTTCTAGGAATTTTGCAAAGGACAGCGTTGGGGTCAAACGGAATGATTCCACACGCCTTAAATCCTGAAAtcgaatttttttcagaattcacACCAACTTTCTCGATTGCCTCTTTTAAAAGCCTTGGAAACACGGTTTTGGAATAACCCCCCGGTTTTTCTGCTTCCATGCCTCCAATACATTTCGCCATGCATCTTTCAGGGGCCGAAAATAGGCCACATCAAGTCGCTGTAATAAGTGGGTGGAATTTAGCGGCAATAATACAAAACGAATGTCATTGGATTCGCATGCTTGAATAACGCTAAGAGTTAGATGGCTACTCAAATTATCGCCTATTAACACCTTAGGCCTGACCAAATTTTTTGTGTGTGGGATAAGAATATTCAGGAACCAATCTTCAAATATTGCAGAATCGAACCATCCACTGGTGGTTCTGCTGTATCTGCTTCCTGGATAGCCGCCTTCTGACCATTCAGGGTAAAGATGCTTGGCTTTATAAACTATGTATGGGGGCAATAATGCTCCACTTCCCGATATCGCAAACATTACGCTGGTGCTTGTTTTAGACGTATCTATTATCCTATGTGCATGTTTTACCCCGCGTTTTACGACAACCCTTACTGAGCCAGGGTAATTGACAAAATTGCTTTCATCATAATTTATGACGTTACATGGTGGTAcattttccaaagttttttgaacctcagaaaaataattattaagcatCTCATAGTCGACGGATGCCTTACctcttttaatgtttttagcCAATTTTATTGTTAGATTAGGGTTTCTTGCCATTAATGCCCTGAACCAATCCAAACCCGGTAAATTATCTGTAAATCTTTTCTCTCGGCACCCCAGATTATTTAGATATTGCTGAACAATTAATCTTATGTCGGTTGATTTTAATGGAAACCCCCAGCCATCAACTAGTAATTTTTCCTCAGCCTCCGGCAAAACTGGCTGTCTGCCATATTTTAAAGGACGCTTACCATGAACCCGGTTGTACAAGGTTGTGTGTGGTACGCCATATTGTTCTGCAGCTTCCCGGACATTTCATGTTCTTTTGTTGACCGCCGTCACTGCccttattagaaatatttctttgtaatttttttgccgGCTGGCCTAATTTTCTTCTTATATACTCTTGgcatatttctcaaaaaaaaaataagaaaacatatTCCAATCTAATGTCtaatttctttcaaaattcTGTGATCCACTTTACCCCACaaagttgatattttttataattccgCGAAAAAATAAtagtgtaattttttgtttgtaaactCGCACTGAATATTGTGATCTACATACAGTATATAATTACCACAAACAGCCAAAAAACCCGTGTGGTGTATACTTTTCAACCAACAACAATtttacggcaaacacgaactgAAACAAAACTGCAATAGTGAACGCTACCAGCCTCAAACATGCCATCCACTAGACCAGATATTCGCCTCGTGCACTTGTGTAAACTTGTATAAAGTGCGGGGCGGCAGCACTGTCGTACCGTGACGTTGAAGGTCGATCAACGAGTTCGGACTGTTCGAGTTAACTTTACCCCATAGTTTCACTTTACCCCATTTGACGGTACTTTGTGTGTTTGGCATATctacatatgtacatacatttatATCTTATTGAAGAAGACGATCTTTTCGCATAAGaattccaaattaaaaacattcCTGTCAACTAAACTAGATGTCTAAACAAACGTTTTAGAAAATTCCTGTTTTCTTGTGCTAATGACAAAACTAGATTTCGATTTTATATTAGATTCGAAAGTTTTATTATGAGCGGATAATGATGAGAtataaaaataagcatttttacTGCTTTTGACGTAATAATCTTCTCTGGGATAGTT
This window harbors:
- the LOC126748369 gene encoding histone-lysine N-methyltransferase trithorax; translation: MGRSKFPGKPSKHCHRKRINVLPPTGELEHEKKGSSGANTGASKENKQEEEVGENECKRHQTNKSRPLNRRLSRKLSTTIRINSRQRNFISKIRNKAALKNNRSRHISKGHVHKGSSNFAGKFILPSRSVHSSRVIKPNKRFIDLNESVTIRKRSLVRLPLKSTEVKNNNFDSDPKDKLAYSNGHRVILRQARLKLPTHSGTNGPFSSNIHNGAGTIICSVCGAIRYYHFIKQARKFNIYSCESCRKFISKQIKRQNVGSGIANPLSCLLGQGNCHVPPVEKSQHLKITKCSNRSRCSACWLKMCLKTYHLPITLKQNLTQLLPTNMRSIDFSFSNSVPPILWQRNLENQSSSKFNLKQRPVRLRPTQQSQSTLTVATPEVKRQKIDLKGPRVKHVCRSASIVLGQPQATFGGDISDKKAVSDISETGSEKIFSSELSKVGESFKSDLSYLTDEDIVSSSGSCKSFRSSSEKNILSKRECSRSLVSFINKETSLPTTPTASPPKGIALDYPAEINIENTFKAGFPVITTKKNDLTTALCFICGSAGLESMLICSICCEPYHNFCAESLGMKVDSNPEWICLRCTSCHSCQGIDKSKITCSKCENIYHVECFSSSDDSGPKLLCKQCTRCHDCGKSTTFHLTSVPGNVPLCLNCLDKNKTGLNCGICQRSVQEYSETCKVLECSKCRTWVHSDCEKLTSEQYDILKLLPVSSNFCCSKCLQDSSHLSWRRSVQNFLYKNFTQVFRLLLKNKTAKMILKKTNFKENVFRSHVLTNNIDVDNNNYKDPDRTNSLGRAKELISDCYVNSLIGIKQRLCEYTSVKKFNNDMKQALQLYESEQLGLIYINIFQNVFPWFGRSHEEAGNVPLGAYNHIRLGHIQNINEFPLLPRNKTDSRCCALCQVTGDGLGNQEARLLYCGRNIWVHANCAYWSTNIYESIDNHLQNVTNTIECSKTLCCAACGSIGASVQCQICKSLAYHYMCARKAEFKFKMIDKACFCPNHLPSESMYVIKTDDEFELNRTIFVEQSSKESRSEAEKIICQIGSLCIISLGKIEPVLSDMTEYLIPSGFICTKLFWSIKEPWRLVSYVISTSIQNPNCTTLTVDKNFTINHSQDKECIERMTKELNDWRRVYEKKGQEVDSEDEEEKNGPELLSPELTDTILEDLPHDILDGISVQDIFQNFSYEDMLSLDNSNSESITDSLKKVEEEEVLLDSKSEFLIRTRLPPLSLTVSCKVNSTHPPVTKKRKLSKEISNNVLLLQVDGTFDDDTSSECTSPTEVNSLNTWGTSDEPVTCEKCQCTYRTRISYKRHLDSCEIFCTSESESENPSEFDQSNQIEEETLNPAPELQFTVQVNEQTQPVLVQAFESYQSQVHTSVVNMVPERITLPPPTLVPQPTQQLVQPTVSIPEQTQSIPISVPLCMGQSVTSQIVQPPMEFQQPQAQQISLQPMQSVMIQRPPISREPVVLQQIQPASTPSFMPMVDSFGQNQTSQGVQLLQISQQMQPQTQLLQISSDGNVIGIVPSIQPTTVLMQQPQQLVLDTSGTFGWTQQPQPQIYYGFETIVQNTVMQSQQFIPTPVPGVLAANSSYSTTTQVFQTSKLEPVLDVASNSFVLVNSSLEMPQQFPQNQSTTGGASQNHAFIFTSQPSTTQKPIPVSSQNCITLPTAPFVSDQNIPISIVPPIPKPPTSYNRPMNRVLPMPAPVQATKASKKAAESAKFQDIEKPQIKAIDEKCNFSKESLKVLELPKTRNKVEVLDYKVFNKSQSKIEHNSKIEEKSLKKIEPVQKLPKLFTYKPLKELEKVKIDMFAKSKKTFNMFEEEKSLKLDSIKNLTAVENRLKNFDNHLQQKVKIAAIQKKPQNDNKPKTNITTTKSLIEKIEKIEEDCSFKSEMTPLKNNLDNVQDGIQKQKLEIDSSLTTQVKDNIMNIQFDQSKSFINVAQVPIKQNIPLQIFPVTEPFQEVPHAPPMLKNTHSEKPLDMPQLDEMMKLEEHKDTKISEQQISCKPVQELSCVSILEEVAKPETSSKSMLSDQVGKATKSIDTINIASSKSELKKEPESSKTPSIIYTLENEDEGFKCSSTSISECWAKVLKAVQNARVAHNMPPLPTDGKHIKSVQVTGLQSSHIKYLVEQLPGASKCVRYKPLFKFMPHAQNSSDICAHGYGAIRCKPHKTRNTEPNDVFCWLSSKHRDPFTALDSGVGQSRRVNNFPMAMKFKNLKLTSKYSVGVYRSRIHGKGLFCLRDIEPGEMVIEYAGEVIRSILTDKREKFYNSKGIGCYMFRVDDNFVVDATMKGNAARFINHSCDPNCYSKVVEIMGSKHIIIFALRRILSGEELTYDYKFPFEEDKIPCTCGARRCRKFLN